GCAAATCGATGAGACCTTCTGATAATGCGCCTGCACCTTCCAAGTTGTCTCCGGGACCCCTGAAAAGCAGCCGGGTTCACAGTCCTGCATCCCCACCCACACATTCATTCCGCAAGTATCATCAttcaagaagaagtgctagaacCCCTGCCCCTGCACCATCGTTTTTGTTTCCTCCACCAATGTCCTACCACCAaggtttgatattttactcatggcaaattaaaccaaaaaacaTGTTTTCTAACTTGTGAGACACTTATCTCTTTCTGTTTTTGTGCTATTTTAAAGGCCCCGCCACTGCCCCTCCTACTTCACCTTCTCCAATAGCACCTCCACAGAAGCGTACACGAAGGCGTCGTCAGTATCCTCCACCTACAAATCAAGGTAATCGAACTCTTAAGCAGTATCTGCATACGATATAATAGTAAATCTTAAGTTAAAAATACAAATCTTGATATAAATATCTTCAATGAACTATGTCGATTTTCAAGATTCTCTTCTGTATGTTATTAGTATCATAATTCTGAATTATTACAGTTTATTACTTTAATTGAATGTTGCTTTTGCTTTTGACGGTCCTATCGTACAGCCCCTGCCGTTTCTCCAGTTAAGCCTCCCTTCCCTTCCACAATCAGGCACCATTCACCTGAGGCTTCACCACTATCACCTGCTCGATCTGAGCCTTCGCCAAGTATGAAGTCAATATCTATTATGTCTTTGAGCTTTTTTTTTTCCCCTTCACAGGAGTGCTTATTTAAATGTTGTTTCATGACTTGCTTTTCTAATTGGATTTACTCAGGGCCTAGTCTGCCTCCTAAAAGCTCACCTTCAGGTTCTCTGTCAAGGAAGCCGAAGGCCCCATTGCCGCCACCAATTATTCAGGCATTACCACCTCCACCTCCTAATCAAGGTAGGTAAAATAATTCCATCTGACTGTAGTTATACTGTAATTGTTCTGTCTTATGATCTACAACATTCTTAAGTTTGATCGTGCTTGTAGATTGTACTGCACTTGCGTGCACAGAGCCATTGACGAATAGTCCTCCTGGGTCACCATGCGGTTGTGTGGCCCCAATGCAAGTGGGGTTACGTCTTGGTGTTGCATTGTACAATTTCTTCCCATTGGTTTCAGAGCTAGCCGAGGAAATTGCAACAGGGGTTTTCATGAAGCTAAGCCAAGTGCGTATCATGGGTGCAAATGCTGATGGCCAACAGCTAGATGAAACTGTCGTTCTCATTGATCTGGTTCCACTAGGAGAGAGGTTTGATAACACCACAGCATTTCTGACTTTCGAGAAGTTCTGGCGCAAGCAAGTTCCCATTAAGGCTACCTTGTTTGGTGACTATGAAGTATTATACGTTCGCTATCCTGGTATATATGCTAATCAatttatttgttttgcatcatAACTGAAATATCTCCATCTGCTTATATCCCATCTCTGTCTTTTTTGCTTCTCCAGGTCTTCCTCAACCACCACCTTCAGCACCATTTACAACACTAGATGATGGGTCTGTCCATGGAAGTCATGGAAGGGCTATACACCCTTTCGGGGTTGACGTGAGTAAGAAAAGGGGGCGAATTGGTGGGAGCTTGATAGCTATCATAATCTTATCTTCTTCCATAGCTATAGCCTTGTGCTTCATAATAGTTTGGCTTCTGATATTGAGATGTCGAAACCATACTAGGCAGATACCTGGAACAGCTCCTCCACTCTTAATGCCGTCCCTGTCAAAGCCATCTGGTATTGTTCTAGTCCTGTGCTAAATAGTGGTTTATTAGTAACGTTGTCGTTTCTATACTATATTGGATAAGGTTCTAAAATGAAATTATAGCAGGTACAGCTGGATCTATGGTATTTGGAAGTGGGCCCAGTTCTGCGTCGATGTCATTTGCCTCGAGCATCAATACATATGCAGGAGCCGCGAAGACTTACAGTGCAGGTGAAATAGAGAAAGCAACTAATAACTTTCATGATTCAAGAATACTCGGGGAAGGTGGATTTGGTCGTGTATATAGAGGTATTCTGGATGATAGGACTAACGTTGCAGTGAAGGTTCTTAAGAGAGATGATCAGCAAGGTGGAAGAGAATTTCTAGCAGAAGTTGAGATGCTTGGCCGTCTACATCACAGAAATTTGGTCAAGTTAATTGGTATATGCATAGAAGAGAAGGCACGATGCCTGGTCTACGAACTGATTGCAAATGGCAGTGTAGAATCCCACTTACATGGTAATAATTCGAATCCCCAATCATGAATATGCTCGAATCATGTTAATTCCGCACTCCTATTGGTGATCacatgttttctttttgattcGCGATAAAATGATTGGTCAATTTTATATTTACTCAGGACCAGATAAGGAAACAGCTCCACTTGACTGGGGTTCGCGTATTAAAATCGCACTTGGTGCTGCTCGGGGTCTAGCTTATTTGCACGAAGACTCAAGCCCCCATGTAATTCATCGGGATTTCAAGTCCAGCAACATCTTGCTAGAAAATGACTTTACTCCAAAAGTGTCAGACTTTGGTTTAGCTAGAACAGCTTTAGAGGAGGGAGACCAGCATATTACAACACGGGTTATGGGAACATTCGGGtatgcattttttttcttcaatttctgaATCCTTCAGCCTATAAAGTTGAACAAAAGATCATTATCCTTAATAAGTCTTCCTTTGCAGTTATGTAGCTCCAGAATATGCGATGACCGGGCATCTTCTCGTCAAGAGTGACGTCTACAGCTATGGTGTAGTTCTACTCGAGCTGCTAACAGGAAGAAAACCTGTAGACATGTCACAGCCACAAGGTCAAGAGAATTTAGTGTCTTGGGCTCGTCCATTCCTCACAAGTAAAGAAGGTTTAGAGATGATCATCGACCCATCATTAGGGTCAAACGCTCCATTTGATAGTGTAGGAAAGGTAGCAGCAATAGCTTCAATGTGTGTTCAACCCGAAGTCACACACAGACCATTTATGGGTGAAGTAGTTCAAGCGCTAAAGTTAGTCTGCAACGAGTGCGACGAATCAAAAGCAGGAGGTTCAGAAAGTTGTGGCCAAGAGGATGCATCAGTTGCAGATATGGAAACCAGAACAAGTAGTGATTCATCCCAATTACCAGACTCTTCTTCGCGCGCACGTTATTCACTGCCCGATTACAGCCCCAGTCCTGACGCTCATAGTGGGTTATCTTTATCTGCTTCTGACGTATTTAGCTCTGCAAGAGTTGGAAGACGGGAATCAGGATCTTTTAGGAGGTATTCTAGTTCTGGACCTTTGAGAACAGGGAGGAGTAGACAATTCTGGGAGAGAGTTCGAGGACTCTCTCGCGGCACAGTTAGCGAGCACGGAGTTGCATTCAGGTTATAAACAGAGTTAGAATCAGGTTAGAAAACAGTACACTCCTACGATCCTCTGAAGCTTTCTCTGCAATGCTGTATATCAGAAGAACAGCCAGACTCAGGTACTCGCACCTTGCAAATTATGACCCACTTGGATCAAAACGAATGAGCCTCAAAGGATTCAAAGCAAAGAAAGAAATATGTTTGATTACTGAGTAAAGCGAAGAGACAGGACAAGCTATGGCTCAATTTTGCAAGTTGCAGCACTGGATAACGGAAGACCCGTATAAACAGTGAGTTAGATACTTAAAGTGGGTGGAAAATAAATATCAAATGCCCCTTTTTACCATGGGAAAAGATTTGATTCATCACCCCAAGTAGTGAAAAGCAATGTAACTAATAGATGTCAAGTCGTAATGATGAACAATTTTCCAGTGTAAATTATATATAATCATACTGAAGAAACCCAACCTCTTGGTTTCTTCACATTTCTTATAGGATAAAACTGCAAGTATTAGTACAGTTTTTGCCCATGTTTCTCCTAATGCTCATTAAAAGGAAAGAAAGAAATCATGACGGCATTTGCTTGCTTGTAGCGATGTGATGTTTTTTAACCATTTAATATGACCGTGAATATGGATCGAACTAACAGCACGTATGTTTTTTGGTGACTCGACATCTGGATCTGACTTTGACCGAGTTAGATTTGACTCGTGATCTGAGTCAGATCTAATTTTTGAATTTTGCTGACTCGACATCTGGATCTGACTTTGACCGAGTTAGATCTGACTCGTGATCTGAGTCAGATCTAATTTTTGAATCAGACCTGTTTCAGTCGCATAATAAATTATCCTTGATTCACGGGACCAAATCACTGACTCATATTTTtgactcaaaaaacaaacatattgagttagATCCAGATGAGCCAAGCAATTTTAATCCAGACGAGTCAGATCCGAACGAGTCAATTGAGTCAGTAAAAACTAAAGAGGGTGTAAGCCGAGCCAAGTTGAGACAACACAAGCAAAGTTGAGCCGAGCTAAGCCAAGCTTGTCAATTCAACTTTCTTTTTAAGCTCGTGGCTTAATCAGAGCGAAGACTAGACTGCCTGAAAGAGTGAGAGACAGCTATAGAAAGGGGGAAACTTAGATTCACAATTTCGTAGCCCACTGCTCTAAATTGAAAAACGTAATTGAGATGGTAAGATTGATTTAAACAGAAAACCCATTTTAGAATTCCATAAAAGTTTTGATCTTTTTTCACATCttaattttttgatattttttttttttttgttgttgttgaaggcGCAATCAGGGAAACCCATTACAAGTCCAGTTCCAGAAGCTTGGTATCCAACCTTAGCTTTTTTCATGCTGACCATTGGACTTCTGCTCAGTGCTGCTTTCTTCATGTAAGTGATTCATCAACAGTTTCTTAGGGGCAAAGCCCCTTTTTGATTTAGATTATGTTAGATCCCCCCAAAGATTCAGGTATGGTAGAGCTTTTATCATTCATACAGAATAGCCTGTTTGGTTCGGGTAATCGAATTCCATAAAATTGTATCAGGGTATAAGATAATTTGTTTTTGATGGAGCATACCTGTTTGATTAAAGTAATTCAATTTTGCTGAAATTAAAATTTAAGGTGATTGGTTGATTTCGTATTCAGTGATATCAATTACATTGGTTGGATTATCTGAACTGATCATGCTACTAGTGTAATCTTTACGAAATTACCTAAGGAAATACTAGTCAATTTCCTCTTAACATTCGTCCGATCGGATACTTTTTGCTTGCATTGCTAAATTCAAGGTATTTGGAAAACCCCTTTTTGGGGAGCATTAGTTCGAGTGTTTTTGATCCTATCTGAGCCTGTTGCTTGTGATTGCCTTGACATTGTTCTAGAAAGGGAGTTAAGTTCTGTATGTGAGAGCTCAGATACTTAAGTTTGCTTTGTACTAGGTAAACTCTGGGGTTTGGGTATCTCTGATTATATCTGTTAATTTTGTTTATAATCACCCTCTCACGTTTCTTAAAAGAAGGTTAAGTTCTGTATTTCACTGTTTAGACATTAGTTCTGAATTGTATTGGTTGTATTTATGGGGTTTTACAGGTCAGTTAGCTGACCCCATAGCAATGGTTTTCAAAAATGATTCATTGTGGAGTTTAGCTGAAGCCGCTAAGAATCCTGTGGTATTTGGTGGTCCAATATATTCTTCATTAGCCGATTCACTCACTTAGGAGTGATTGGAGTCGTAGAGTCTGAATGCTTTTTGATTGAAACTAGCCATTGTTAATAAGCCAATTCGCTCACTTAGGTGATTGGAGTTATAGGGTTTGAATGCTTTTTGTTTGAAAGTAGCCCAACTTTGAGACAAGTTTGTCACCTCAACGCAGAACATCATACTTAAGATGTAGGATGGTGCACTCGTTTGCATAAGGCTTTTCATTATCCAGACTTCTAATACCTTCATACCTTTTAAACTGCCACTTGAGAAGTCTTAGACACGAGAAACACAAACTATTCTCGGTTACTAGCCACACATAGTTTGTGGTGTTTCATAGTTTTTCATGGACACTTGTCTGCTAACTTACTGGTATACCTTAACATCTACTGGTTGCTTGTGGTTTTCATGAGAAAAATTAAAAGTTCCATATTTCAGAGTACACAGACTTAGTTATAAGCGGGGGTCTTACAGGTCAATTAGCTGACCATCTCTCAATGGTTTTGTTAAAATGTGGTAGtccattgtattggctattagcTGATTCATTCACTTAGGGTTGTTGGTTTAAGTAATTGAATTTCGTAGAATTATGATATAAGGTGGTTGGTTTATGTCCATGGAGCACACCTGTTTGGTTTGAGTAGTTGAATTCCACTAAAATTGTAATATATGGTGGAAACGAGGCAATTACTAGGAGTTGGATTCGATTATCTGAACTGAGCATGCTACTTGTGTAATCTATACTAAAGTACCTAAAGAAATACTAGTCAATTTCTTCGTAACATTTTTGTGTCGAGTAGTTTTTGCCTGCACTGCTGAATATTATTAAGGTACTTGGAAACCTTTTTTGGGAGCATTAGTTTGGGTCTTTTGATCTTATCTGTTCATGTTGCTTGTGATCGCCCTGTCTAAGTCTTTGTTTTAGGAAGCGAGTTAAGTTCTGTATCAGATACTTATTAGGTGTCTAAACTAGTATGATTTTCTTTGTGTTAAGTTTTGGCTTGTATTAGGTGTATTCTGGGGTTTGTGTATCTGTTAATTTTGTGTGTGATAAGCCTGTCAGCCTTCTAAGAAGGCGGTTAAGTTCTGTATTTCATTGTTTAGACACTTAGTTTAATACAAAAATAGTTTGTTTGGTTCAAGTAATCGAATTCCATAAAATTGTAATACGGTATAAGGTAATTGGTTTATTTCGATGGAGCATAGCTGTTTGGTttaagtaattgaaattgaattcTGCTAAAAGTGAAATTTAAGGTGATCACTTGATCGGTTGGATTATACCATTCTGTGAGTCAATTACTAGGAGCTGGATTCGACTATCTGAACTGATCATGCTACCAGTGTAATCTTTACTAAATTACCTAAGGAAATACTAATAAATTTCCTCTCAACATTTTGGTGCCGAATAATCTTAGCTAAATTGCAGGTATTTGGAAACCATTTTTTGGTAGCATTAGTTTGGCTGTTTCCAATGTTATCTGTTCATGTTGCCGTGCAAATTTTCTAGGAAGCGGAGTTAATTTTTCTATGTGAGAGTTCAGACACTTCTTTTTACTTCGTATAAGGTGTAATCCGGGGTTCGTGTATTTTTGATTGTGTCTGTTGATTTTGTGTATGATTGCCCTGTCATTGTTCTAACTTCTAAGGAGGAGGTTAAGTTCTGTATTTCACTGTTTCGACACTTGGTTTGCTTGTTTGTATAATGGGGTTCTACAGGTCCCTTAGCTGACCACATAGCAATTGTTTCTCCAAATGATTCATCGTGGAGTTAAGTGAAGGGGACGATGAATCCTGTGGTAGATGTTGGTCTATTATAGTTTTCATAAGCCGATTCACTCACTTGGGAGTCATTCGGGCCCTAGAGTTTGAATGCTTTTTGATTGACACTAACCCAACCTCGAAAACAATTTGTCACCTTCACACAGAAAATCATATGTAAGATGTAGAATGGTGGAAACCTTCTCGTTTGCATAAGGCTTTTCATTACCCAGATTCCTAACGCCTTCTTACCCTTTAAACTGccatttgagaaatattagagaCGAGAATCACAATCTACTCTAGTTTACTAGTCATTACACGGCTTGTGGTGTTCCATAGTTCTTCATGGACACTTCTCTCCTAACTTACTGGTGTACCTTAACAACTACTGGTTGCTTGTGGTTTCGATGAGAAAATGTTAAGTTCCATATTTCAGAGTTCACATAACTAGTTATACTCGGGGGGGTCTTACAGGTCAATTATATTGGCCATTAGCTGATTCAGTCACTTAGGGGTGACATGAGCACAGTGTTTGAAAACTTTCTGACAGCTAAAAACCGGAAGAATATGTAAGATGTGAAATGGTGCCGATCCCTCTTTTATGTGTAAAGTTTTTCAGTACCGAACATCTAATACCTGCTTACCTGTCACACACAGTTTGTGGTGATTTAATAGTTTGATAGTCCTTCACGCACCTATTTTTTAAGTGCTTGATGTACCTTATTTTTTAGGCTACTTCGGTGGCTTGTGGTTTATGACCAAATGTTGCAAATTCTTTTTCAATTTCCATTCAAGAGTTTTTATGTGTTTCCACACCACGTTTTTTGCAGCTACGAAGCTACATCTTCCAAGAAAAACAAAAGCATAACAAAAGAGCTTATTACTGGAGCAGTCACTTCTATTTTCTTGGTAAGTATGGTGTCCTTATATTGTTTGTGTTTCACCTTGATGTTTTCATATAAACTCGACATCCCGGAAGAAATCCTCTAGTGATGATATTATTGATGTTCTTTGCTTTGTCTTTCCTTCTGTTTTCAGGGTTTCGGATCTTTGTTCTTGCTTCTTGCCACTGGTGTTTATGTATGAGACACAGTAGACAGGCGAAAAATTCTGGCGAACCCTAAAAAAGTGACGCAATATTAACATGGAAAGGTAGTGTAGCTTTTTCACAAATGGAATCAAAATCTCTAGTACTGGATTATGCAATAAGAAGTGATTATGAGATATTATATCAGATATATCTGTAATCTTGTATTTGACTAGTTTGGCCTGTGAGAAGCACTTTGTAGCTTGATATCTTTTTGCACTGTGTTTTGTTGTTCAGAGAGTTAAGTAAATTTTGGTACCAATTGTGTTTAACATTTGCAAATCTCGAAACTAAATGACTTACATATATATGCAAAAACATTGAACTTGAGCTGAGGCCTAGAATGGATACTAACTACACCCAGGGTGCCCTCATGGGTGCCCTATAAGACTTGGAACATGACATATCTAgatcaatttattttttttattttatttttttccttttttttgttcatttaatTCAATCAACACTACACCAAATACTATTtctcaaaatttaaaaaaatcagACTCCATGATAGATTCTAAATCAGATGAAAGTTCTTCACCAGAAATCGTCCACGACTCCTTTTGTTGCTGCACAGCTTCAACCTCTGAATTGGTCATTAATATGTCATTAGTACACTCTTGATTACGATCCCAAGCAGCAGCGTTATCCCCTCCAATAGCTCTGGAATCAAAATCCAAGCTGTTTTCTTCTTGTTGGTTATCAGTAATTCCTGGTGGTGCTACTGTCTTATGTTGGTAAACTGAAGGTAACAGATGCTTGTTGTACAAAGAATCATCATACGAGtggaatttctgctgaggttgtaGCACGGCATCTTGGAGGaaccatgaaaaagaaaaaactggAAAGCCTGCAGCATCTAGTTCTTTTGAGGATGTAGATGGTTGATGCTGCAGATGATTATATTCCGCAGCTGCTGGTAGTACTGGTACTACATTACCAGATGAAATACTTGAACCCTGCAAGTGCTGGAAACCCGCTGCGCCGGAATGATAATTGGTATTAACATAATATTGACCAATTGGTAGTTGATATTGACTATAACTAACTTCAGCAGCTGGTACTTCTGGTACTGCATCATGAACTCCAAAATCAGCTGCAACATGATTATTACATGACGACGTCGATGATGAGCATTCTTTCTTGCTTCGTTTCCGTCTGATCTTAGCAATCGCATAATCTAACATTTCTTCACCTTTTAGGATTGAGTACTCGTACATGTTCCAAGTAACGGTATTTCCATCGGACGTTATTGTTGTCATCTTCTTTTTTTGACTTTTACTTTTTTGACCTTTAGGTTTCGCAGCATTATCAGTGTACGTAAAATAACTCTTTTTTACTGTATATGATTGGTCTGTATAGATTACTTCACCTGTAACACCAAATACCCAAATTtgggaaaattgggaaactgccccaatttggactgcaatcttggaaaactgccccaacgttaaaaaaagttggaaaactgcCCACTGTTAGAAATCTCAGTTAACTCCGCGTGTGCGAGTTCTCACTTgccaaaaaagacaaaaataccccGAATTTCGAGTTCAATCGAGATAAAAGTGTAGTGCCATTcagttttccaactttttttgtCTTAGCGGTTCggggtatttttgtcttttttggcACGTGAGAACTCGCACTCGCGGAGTTAACTGAGATTTCTAACAATGGGgcagttttccaactttttttaacgttggggcagttttccaagattgcagtccaaattggggcagtttcccaattttcccaAATTTTAATTAGTACCGAGAACTGTAAACAAACCCGAGATTTCAAAAAGATAGGCTTATTTTGTTTTTGTACGGAAAACTCAACAGAACACTGTCTATATTGCAATTTTGCATGCATGTCAAAAAACACAAAGAGTATTGCGAGAAACAATCAAATACCAAGAATGATGCAACTTTGCATGCATGTTCAAAAGTTATTACCAACAATATCTACGGAGAAATTTTTTTTACCACCAAGAATCAAAATTTCTTATCCCAACGGAAGTTATGATGTATTACCTTTATCCCCTGTCCACGTTCCGCGTCCGGCAGATCTACTTATCCGTGTACTGTTCTCCCACTTTTTCGTCAACTTACTAAAGAAATACAAACGAGTCATCGAAATTTTCATCATAAGACGCAAATTGTTTATACCATTGTTTACCTTGTCCAAAAGTAAACTCCAAGTCCGGTGATTCTTTCCCATAAATTACCCCAGTCTCAAAAATATGTTCACTTGGAAGAGGTTTGCCTTCGACCTTTGGAATCAAATAGTGTTGAATGAGCACTTCATCGGTTGGCTTGAAACGATAACCAGTTGGTGCTTGTAATTCATTCATatttctttctcttttggtgATTAAGaagttagaattaatcaagaacaaacaaacaaacaaaaaaaactcaCGTACTAATCTCGCTAGCTCTCTAAATCTTGATACTTCCTTATgcggaattaatcacatctattgtGCTTCTGAGgttcgtatatatatatatatagccatAAACCCTAGCAATTATGTATTCCTTCTAGGATACCAATTCATTTCCTCCTAggatactagttaactaacctttaGGTGACCAAATTTTGGTATAACTCCACCAATATTATCGTTTAGACATAAAATCCAGTTGAAATAATAatgacacaaaaaccccatttccaTTTATAATGtttaaatttaatatttattaattttctAAATACCATTCACACCCTCCTATTCATTTTGGTATAACGCAGTCATGGCATCGAAATTTTCATCATAAGTGACAGGGTTGTCTCCGTTGGCCTACCTTATAATGCAAGGTTGTTGCATAAATAGGTAACTACGGAATCACATAGCGGCAGAAGACTATTACCGTTGTGACAGTCCTCTGACAAATGAACTGATGAAACAGAAAAATGCCATGAGTACATTTCCTGATCTACACTCAATTATCAATTCAAGTAAAATGTCACATCGGTTAATTTTCTCATCCATTTTTTTACAcaacaggaaatcctacaaccacatccgtTCAAGACTGGATAGCACTctaaaaaatcaaggtgaaaatcaTTTGTTTATTCATTAAAATCTTAAGATTGAGTACAAAATAATACaaagactttacttgctctccaaacaaactttctctctcctaatttcttgtctaacacacactcTAGATGTCCCCTCATTACACAGTTtccttctctttatataggataatacatagtggatgacagctaatagatcccctattttcggaaccATTGTGCGTTAtaatcgctcatgtacattcgTTCAACTTCACACACTTTACACTTCGcaaagatcatcacactttactagtgactatgctgacatcattaaataTGTCATCCTAATTTTACTATGTGCGATGGTCTTCGCTTAAATTAGatgacctttacttcgcatacataatgaaaacataaaaaatgtTACTTGCTATCAATATGTACCAACTAatagaggcaagaatgggaatgcaaacatAAAAAGAATGTTATTTGCCCCATTTGATATTCTCATGCACATGCGAGAAAGATTGGAACTCTGCTATTTGCGAATACAAATGTAAATCAAAGGGAACTTATGCTAAAGGAGGGAAAATTAACACTTAAAACACTACAAAAATCATCATTTTTAGCCACGCCAAAGATGCGTGACAATTGATTAAAACTCCGTGGCAAAAGATAATGTGCCACGGCTTACATGGCGTAACAAATTTTCCAGTGGCTAATTGTATTAGCCACGAACTCAGCCACGATTTACCTGTGTGGCTACTGACACATAATCATTTGCTACGGCCACTCGGCGTCACTATTTAGCACACATGTGTTGTGGCTAAAAATCAATAATTTTGTAGTGAAAGGTGTACATTGACGAAGAAATTCCAAAAGACATGAAGATATACAAAAGGCAGAAAAAGAATTTACAGCAACcgaaaaataataaatttttgccTAAATTATCTTCATCACTTCGCTCGGCCTCAGAATCACTTACTTCTTCTTCATACtcttcatattcatcttcactatcAATAATATCAGGAACAACTTCGTTGGGAGGAACGTCTGCGAATGTATACTTTGAGAGAGGAATGTCATCATCAACACAGACTTTCTTAACTACTGCATCACGAGCACGGATGGCATCCTTGCTATTATTTGAAACAGTGAGGATATAATTCTTTTTTAACTGCTGGTACTTGGAGTTGTGAGCAGATAACTCCATTGATAACTTTTCGACGTCCTCAAGACGTTTCTTCTCTTCAGCAACTAGTTGTGTCTTTAATACTTCAATTTTCTCCAGAtagttcttttctttctctgcGAAATATAAACAAACATGTTAGAGTTAAAAAAGATATCATCCTCAAGAAATgacaagtatgaaagagaaaaaaatgacCTTCGTGAAtggaaataatgtctttaaccaGGATGTTCAGATTGAAGGCTCACGTTTATGGCTAAACCCTCcctagcatcattcagaactctagcagcccAACTAAATTCAGCCTTACTTTCTATGAGAAGTCGAGAACGGATTAAATTTCTTTCCTCAATAAGTGCATTCTTTTCGCTCAAAGCTAAATCACGTTCATCTTGAACTTTAAAGACAGtttcttggaatttttctagtgTTTTCGCacccttgagagcaacctcatctTTTTCACTAATGAGTTTGTTCTTCTTTACTTCCAAAACTTGAATTATCTTCTTATTTTCATGAAGCCGACGTTTGAAGTTATTAAATGTAGTTAATAGGGGTTTGTGATCCATTCTAAGAGCAGTATACTTCAGTCTTAATTCCTCCAGATTAAGATTCTCAAATCCTTTGGTAGgataattgt
Above is a genomic segment from Papaver somniferum cultivar HN1 chromosome 10, ASM357369v1, whole genome shotgun sequence containing:
- the LOC113318798 gene encoding proline-rich protein 36-like isoform X1; protein product: MGIIKVGFLLFMIIFQAHESTGYRISRSLDISSIHPPGEENSPNIAYRKKFSILSSLTSPTGSAVPLAVASQPRASAPISQPFEGFLPSTAPSPPSVVPSLNSPPLPQVIQGVEPSMAPSNPIVVPSAESKPAPEPLQGLVPSVPPIPPDVSTDYIAPTKQFVQGVVPSTPPSGPVVVPPDKSEPVPRPLQGIVPSSPPIPPDASTDYIAPIKQFFQEVVPSTPPNAPVVVPPDKSEPVPRPLQGIVPSSSPISPVDVPPHNSAPSPVSVEGDVLSTPPSPQVIVPSNKSELAPQSLQELVPATSPRPPVFVPSEKSGPISEVVQGIVPSMPPEPPTFLPSNKSSPLPQVVPGIVPSLSPNSPVAVASNKSAPMPLVVPDVPSVPPVPPISVPSDKSAPPPQLVTEIVPSMPPNPPATVPSNTSAPMPRVAPIIVRSMPPVPPISVPSNKSAPPPQVVPGIVPSMPPILPITVPSNKSARSPRVAPVIVPSVPPTPTISVPSGTSPPLPQVVPGVVPSMAPSSPITIPTNKSAQPPQVVHGIVPSISPSRSIVVPSHKVAPKQQVPKGIVPSMPPSVPSHGIPPGSGIPTKIPLAPAPVGSPPTIIPRKPPAMHPTMPRVAPPVAPPVESPPGEHTRNPPAAHPTLPKISPSSVSEPAASPLSTPPSSIRNKTRVSPVASPPLANHSPPAKASPPRKSMRPSDNAPAPSKLSPGPLKSSRVHSPASPPTHSFRKYHHSRRSARTPAPAPSFLFPPPMSYHQGPATAPPTSPSPIAPPQKRTRRRRQYPPPTNQAPAVSPVKPPFPSTIRHHSPEASPLSPARSEPSPRPSLPPKSSPSGSLSRKPKAPLPPPIIQALPPPPPNQDCTALACTEPLTNSPPGSPCGCVAPMQVGLRLGVALYNFFPLVSELAEEIATGVFMKLSQVRIMGANADGQQLDETVVLIDLVPLGERFDNTTAFLTFEKFWRKQVPIKATLFGDYEVLYVRYPGLPQPPPSAPFTTLDDGSVHGSHGRAIHPFGVDVSKKRGRIGGSLIAIIILSSSIAIALCFIIVWLLILRCRNHTRQIPGTAPPLLMPSLSKPSAGTAGSMVFGSGPSSASMSFASSINTYAGAAKTYSAGEIEKATNNFHDSRILGEGGFGRVYRGILDDRTNVAVKVLKRDDQQGGREFLAEVEMLGRLHHRNLVKLIGICIEEKARCLVYELIANGSVESHLHGPDKETAPLDWGSRIKIALGAARGLAYLHEDSSPHVIHRDFKSSNILLENDFTPKVSDFGLARTALEEGDQHITTRVMGTFGYVAPEYAMTGHLLVKSDVYSYGVVLLELLTGRKPVDMSQPQGQENLVSWARPFLTSKEGLEMIIDPSLGSNAPFDSVGKVAAIASMCVQPEVTHRPFMGEVVQALKLVCNECDESKAGGSESCGQEDASVADMETRTSSDSSQLPDSSSRARYSLPDYSPSPDAHSGLSLSASDVFSSARVGRRESGSFRRYSSSGPLRTGRSRQFWERVRGLSRGTVSEHGVAFRL